The genomic region acacagaggtcacACACAGGTGGGCTCCCTCACACCAgcgctgcctctgcctgctgcGTGCGTGTTTGCAAGTGGTTTCCATGGCGACATGTCTGGGCTCCGACAGGAACAGATAGTGCAGGGAAGACAGCCTCCCCCTCCACAGAGGGGACTCCAGGGTCTCTGGGCAGGCAGCCAGTGGGGGCTCCCACGAGTAAAGCTACCCTTCCCCACCCTGATCTAGGCTTGCTGCCTAAGAAGGCGGCTCTGGGACTCTTCCTCTGGCCACCAGCTATAGGACCTCACTTAGCTCATTCAGTCACTCAACAAACCTGTGCTGGCTGCAAAGCTGCCTGAGACGTGGGCCTGGCGCGCACAGGGCTCATGGTCACGTTCTGACCCCACTGAAGCCCAATCCCAGGCAGTTCAATAGCTCCCTGGGCACCAAGGCCCAGCTGCCCACCTCTGAGCAGGTTGGCTTCTTGGGACAGGACGGATGCTAGCTCACCCTCCCCCCCTGCTGTGGTGGGCCAATTGAGAAAGCGaccccattcctcctcctccctgaacCGCCTGTGCCCTACTTCCTCACCCTTCTATCCAGCGACGCACAACAGAAGTGACACTCCAGTTCTGAGCTCAGGCCTCGAGGGACATGCACAGTCTGCCTGCTCTGCTGACTCTGCCACTGCACGTGGGCAAGCCTGGGTCTGCCAGCCATCCTACCCAGACCTCCCTAGACCagctagcccccccccccggccgcTGATGCACAGAGCTAGAGCAGCCAGGGCCCCCCCAGACCccttagaaataataataataataataataataataaaagttgttTCAAATCATGGGAACCTCCGGGGTCATTTGTTACACAGCGGTGGCTAACTGACATCTCCTCTCTCAAGGGCCCTGATGCAGCCGGTATGGATCCTCCCAGATGCTGAGGGCTGTGCTGGGACCAGGGATGCACTACAGGGCCCGCCTCTGCCTTCCGGGAGCCCTCGATGCTGAGGTTGTTACTAGTCCCAGCTTCTAGGTAGGAGGCTGGTGACCTGCCCAAGGCCCATGACACGCAGGGGCAGGTGGTGTGGCCAGTGCCCGGCTACATCGGATCTTTGCACTGTTCTCCTTCCCAGGACACCTGTTTGGAAACACTTCACTTCCTGGGTAACTGCATGCATTAGGGCACGATCTGTGATTTTTCCGGTCCTGGCTCACTGAGGACTCTGGCTCAGGGTGACTGCCCGGTAGGGCATGCGGTGGGCAGCGCCGAGTCCGCCCTGAGCTGAGCGCCCGCGCTCAACCACGCCCGAATAGGAGGGGCTTAGGCCTGAGAGGTCCGGCCTCCCCCACCATCGGGTCAACACAGCCATGTTCCAGCCCTCGTGGCTCTGAGTAGTTACCCAGCGGGTCTGCAGTGAACTAGTTGGCCCCTGATCCAGCCTGCTTTCCCTGGGAAATCTGTATAGCAACAGTGTTGATGTTCAGCTTGCTGCACCCTGATTGGACAGACCAGCCCGAGTCCGTTCTGATTGGTCGGTGCCCTTCTGTCCAATACCTATTCAGTGTCATCACGGTGAAGGAATAGAAGTCGGGGCCAGCCCTGCCCATGTGGGGGGCGCCCGGAAGACCCGCCCACCCTAAGCTGAAAACCTGTAGAGTTGTGCTCTTAGGGTGGGAATGAAATCAAACTAactacccccccgccccccccctcaAACCCGGGGAGTGCAGGAAGCGCAGGCTGACTACTAAGCGCTACTGCGGCATGCCAGCCACACGCCTGCCCAGAAGCCGCCTGGAGACCCCAGGGCGTACGCCCCGGGTGGGGTGACGCACCTGGTTCCGTGGGTCCCCACTGAGCTCCTCCCCAGGAGACCCCTCACCTAGGCCTCCCAGAATCCTCCCACCTGGCAGCTGTTAAGAGGTGTTGAGAGGCAGCGGGCAGCACACTCCAAGGTGACcaagccctgcccccccccaacaGCACCACGAGGGACCTGCTGCGTGGCGTGGCCGCCCCAAGTGGCCGTCTGTGTAGCCTCTTGCACATGTGGCCTTCCGCATCCCCACAGCCCGTCGTTGCAGGGCGTGCCACATGCTGGAAGTCTGGGCCAGGGGACACAGATGACTATCACGTGTGACTTCTGGGCTGTGCCCATCAAGACTCTCCCTGCCTGGGCCTCCCAGCCCATCTCTCACCCCTGGTGTCCAGATGTTGAACCAGCCTTGGGCACCTGagataaaccccacttgatcacggtggagaattctttttttttttttcatttttctgaagctggaaacagggagagacagtcagacagactcccgcatgcgcctgaccgggatccacccggcacgcccaccatggggcgacgctctgcccaccagaggatgatgctctgcccatcctggcgtcgccatgttgcgaccagagccactctagcgcctgaggcagaggccacagagccatccccagcgcctgggccatctttgctccaatggagcctaggctgcgggaggggaagagagagacagaaaggatagcgcggcggaggggtggagaagcaaatgggcgcttctcctgtgtgccctggctgggaatcaaacccgggtcctccgcacgctaggccgacgctctaccgctgagccaaccggccagggcgagaattcTTTTCATACATTGTCGGATTCGTGACTTTGTTGAGGGCTTTTACACCTACGGTTACGGGGACAGTGGGCTCCATTTCTTGGACTGTCTCTCTCTGGATTCAGTGTCAGCATGAGTGAGCCGGGAAATGTTCCTTCTGCCTCTGAGCAACTGCAGAGAACGGCTACCACGACTTCCTCGCACATTCTGTaaattcaccagtgaacccaTCTGGGCCAGGAGTTTTCTGTTTGGAAGGTTAACAACTACCAATTCCACTTAGTAGCAACAGGCCTATCCAGATTATCTATTTCTCCTGCGGGGTTAAGCAAGCTGTGTGTCCTCTGAGGGACTGGCCCACATGTCTAAGTTATCAGAGCTGTGGGTATAGGGTTGCTCACTGTCCTTTGCTTTCACGGCCCCTGCAGAGACATCCTGTCTTCCATTTCCGATACTAATGATTTGTCTTCTTCTTTCCTGCATGGCTAGAGCCTTATCAGAAAAATTGATCTATTGACCAAAGAACCAAGCCTGTGGTTTAgatcagtagtagtcaacctggtccctaccgcccaccagtgggcgttccagctttcatggtgggctgtagcagagcaaccaaagtataaataaataaaaatatctatctatatatctatatctatatatttttttttacagagacagagggagagtcagagagaaggatagacagggacagacaggaacggagaaatgagaagcatcaataattagtttttcgttgtgcactgcgacaccttagttgttcattgctttctcatatgtgccttgaccgcgggccttcagcagacagagtaaccctttgctcgagccagcgactttgggtccaagctggtgagctttgctcaagccagatgagcccgctctcaagctggcgacctcagggtctcgaacctgggtctttggcatcccagtccaaagttctatccattgcgccaccacctggtcaggctaaaaagatagatttaactatagtaagttgaagatttattctgccaaacttagtgaaaacctgacataaagtacttggtaagtaattactatgttttaacttgctgtaactctctgcttaataaattttataaagcaaagttacttccttactttataaatcaccattactgtgaaaccggtgggcagttagaaaattttacttagctggtaggtataaaatggttgactaccctTGGTTTAGATGATTCTATTGAttttgtttccaattttatttctgcactaatttttattagtttttttcttctgcttactttgggtTTAATTTCTCTTCACTGTCTAGTTATCCTAAAGTGGAAACTTACTGATTTTcgatgttttgttttctaacttaTGCGCTCTAGTGATACAAATTTCCCTCTAAGCACTGCTTCTGCTGCATCCCACAAATGATGATGCTGTATTTGCATTTAGTTCTAAGGTTTTTAAATCTACCTAGCTATTTATTCTCTGACCGAGCCGGGTGCTTTAGAACACCAGGTCACATACACCTGGGAGGCAAATAGCAAAACCCCTATCCTGCAGGTGGAGAAACGGCTTCTTAGATGAGGTGACTTACCCAGGGTCACACTGCCCCAAAtggcagggccaggctggggcacCTGTTTGTCTGCCGGGGACCAGCCTGAACCTCAACTCCCCAGATGCTCCCATTGGCAGCTCAGCTGGCCTGGCAGTGAGCTTTGAGTCGCTACAAACTTGGGGTGATTCCGAGGATTCAGAGCCTGGAAACCCAGGCCTGGCTGGACCTGAGGTCACTATTGTGAGGGGCCAAGGTCTAAAGCCAGACCTCTCCGGGCGGAGCCATTTGCTTTCTGACACGTGGTCATCCCACAGGCTTAGTGGGGCCCCAGGGGAGACCCAGCCGTGGCCAGGAAACGTGGCTGTCCCACAGGAAGATACCTCCTCAGACGCTTCTCCACGCTCCCACCAGCCTGGGCGCTCTTAGAACGTGGTATGACTCAGTGCTCCTGTCAAGTGACGTTTATTTTTAGTAGAAAATAAACTAATACTTCACACCATGTGACTCTGACCTTGCTGGTCTCACCTGGTCCTGGCTTCCCGGAGGACACCTTGCACAGCCAGGCTGCGCCGGAGCCCTCAGGACCTGAGAAATGGACAAGGCCCAGCGGCAGGGGCAGGGAGGTCACCACAGGGCCGCCTCAGTAGCAGTCAGCCTGGTTGTCCCCCAGAATGCCCACAGTGGCCAGCATGTCCTGCAGGAGCGACTGAGGGCTCTTCTCCACGTGGTCACTGCTCTCAGCCAGTGCACCCCGGAGGCCCTCCAGGTCCATGGACCTCAGCACGGCCAGCACGGCCTCCGGCTCCAAGGGCCCCAGAGGCGGGCCCTGCTCACCCGCCCGCCACCGCTGCAGGGTGGCCTCCAGGGAGGCCACGTCGGGGCCGCCCCCTGCCTCCTGCGGGCCGTCGTAGGGAGCGGCCTTGTCCcgcaggaagagaagaaggtcGCAGGACTTCTGGGCCACAGGGCGGTCACAGTCAAACAAGGCTCGGAAGGCAAACTCAAAGAGCTGCACCCGGCAGAGCGCCTGCAGGGCCCGGGCCAGACGGCCAGGGGGGGCCGCCTCGGGGGCCGTCACAGTGTAGGGGCAGTGGGGGCCGGGCTGGCCCAGGGTCTGCGCCAGGAACACCAGCGCGAGCTCAAGGGCCTGGACCCGGACCTCCCAGTCCAGGTCCTGGCTCGCCACCTGCAGCATCCTGGCCACAAAGCGCTCTGTGTCCTCAGCGACCTCCGCATGGCCGTCCCTCAGCCACTCGGTGAAGACCTGCATGACGGCCCTCCGGGGGAAACCCTCTGGGTCGGCGGAGAGGATGTGCAGCAGGTCCAGCAGCAGGCTCTTCTGGGGGACggagaggaggaggctgaccagggcACGCAGGGAGAGCCCCACGGAGCCCGCCGTGCAGGTCTAGGGCTCAGCTACGACCCTTCACCCTCCGTGTGCTCAGCTGTCGCTGAGGGTGACCGCAGCCAAGTGACAGGGTCTGGGATGCCGAGTGGGACACGTCGGGGACATGCAGAGTGGGACACGTCGGGGACATGCAGAGTGGGACACGTCGGGGATATGCCCGATAGACCACTGCCACAGAATGCCCGTGCTGGGCATCAAAACACCTgtcaggggccctggctggttggctcagcggtagagcgtcggcctagcgtgcggaggacctgggttcgattcccggccagggcacacaggagaagcgcccatttgcttctccacccctccaccgcgctttcctctctgtctctctcttcccctcccgcagccaagactccattggagcagggatggcccgggcgctgggggtggctctgtggcctctgcctcaggcgctagagtagctctggtcgcaacatggcaacgcccaggatgggcagagcatcgcccctggtgggcgtgccgggtgtatcccggtcgggcgcatgcgggagtctgtctgactgtctctccctgtttccagcttcagaaaaatgaaaaacaaacaaaaaaaaacaaaacaaaacaaaacaaaaaaacacctgtcAGGGGTGGACTGCTGGCCCCGGGCCCCACCGCCTCCTACCTGTGGGCCTTCTGGGTGTCCAGGGCTGGCGGGGGTAGCGTGCAGCCCCTGGCTGGAGAGCTGCCCCACGGCGGTCACTGCACTGGCTCGGACGTAACTCTCAGGGTCTTGCAGGAGCTGCTTGGCGAGCCCGGGCACCTCGGAAGCCAGGAGCGCCTGTCTGAAGCCGGCCTGCCCTGGGGGTTGAAGCCACCACAGCCAGTGTGAGCAAAGGCTGAGCCtgcgcctccccctccccccaggggcagcctccccctccccccaagggcAGCCTCAGCAGCCCTGGCTCCCACAGCCAGCCAGAGGCAGCCAGGGTGCCGAGGCTGGGCCCACCGCCCCACAGCCCCGCCAGAACTCACCGGCCCAGCGTCTGGTCAGCTGGGTCAGGAACTCGAGGCCCGAGTCCCTCACCTCCCAGCAGGGGCTGCACAGCCGCTTCTGCAGCACAGGGAGAAGCTCTGGGGCGGGAGGGCGGTTCAGAGTGGCCCCGCCGCGCCCACCCACCTCCCGCCCTGGCCCCGCTGCCCCCAGCCCCACGGCTCCTCCCGGGACCCCTGGGAAGGGCCGGGTTACCTCCGAGGAACAGCCGGGTGTGAGGGTCCAGGTCGCAGCAGCCGGGGGACTTGGGCGAGCTCAGGAGCCACCTGAGCGTGGCCTGGAAGGCCTTCTTCAGAACCTGGGCGGGCAGAGCGGGGCTGCAGGGCCAGGGGGGACAGCCCACCTGCCCTGCCTACGCCTGTGCTCCTGCTCCCGCCCTGGGTACTGGAAGGAGGGACAGCCGCCCACCTGCCCTGCCTACGCCCTGTGCTCCTGCTCCCGCCCTGGGTGTTGGACAGGGGCCGCTGCAGGGAGGAGACACTGGGCTTCGTTTTCACGAGGCTGTGGCTTCAGCAAGCAGCAGACGGGGCCTCCCAACGAGAGGAGGAGACCGCACTCCTGGGGAAATGCGATTTCTGCCCCGAGATACAAGAAACTACCCAGCGCCTTTGCCTCAGCGCCCCGGGGGTCCGCAGGCCTCGTGTCCCCTCTCTGCACTGCCACTCAGGGGCGTGTGGCCCTCACTGCACCCACCAGGGCCCAACGCAGCCACGGAGCTAGGAGAGGGGTCTGTGTGCAGGAAACACGGGTCGCCAAGCCTAGGGCCACCTGACTCAGGTCACCTCCCCTGAGAGCCCGTGATGAGCCTGGACCTCGGCTGTCCCAGGCCCAGGGCACCCCAGAGTGCTCCCTTCAGCCACACGGGGCCCTGGGCCACACCCCATGTAGCCGCCTGCCCCTCCCAACTCACTTCAGAAGCGACTCAGGCCCCGATGAGGGCTGGCAGGGTCCCCCCACTCTGCCTCCCGcctccccgcccccggcccggGCGAGTACCGTGGGGCTGGAGTCAGGGCTCCTGAGGTAATCCAGGAGGACGGCAAACACCTGCGTCACCGACTCTCTGGGGCCTGAGACAgacgtggggggtggggggtgtaaaACCCCGCCCCCCGCCAGGGCCTCCCCGCCCCAGGACGGTGTGCGTCAGTCCCGGGAAGCGGGGACAGAACCCCGCGCAGCGAAGCCCACATCCGAGACGACAGGCAGAGGACAACAGAACCAGGCCGTCTCTGAGCAGCCAGGAAAGGGGGGCGGTGGGGCTCGCTCAAACCCCGGGAGCACGAGCGAACGCTTTCTCGCTCACCTGTCCCCTGAGACAGCGTCCCCAGGAAATCGAGGGCCGCTCGCTGGACCCGGACGCAGCCGGCCAGCACCACACAGAGGCGGCTCCCCACATCAGAGGCTGGGACGGCTGAGCCATTGCAGAACTGCAGGACTGTCACCGCAGCCCCAAGCATGGGCGCCTGGGGCCAGGGCGAGGGGgcctgggagaggagagagggtcaGTGCAGGCCACACACCTGCAGCCCGTCCTGGGGACACAGGCCAGGGCACACCTACCATGGGCTGCAGTAGCTCCAGGTGGGCCAGGGTCTGGCACAGGAGACCCACACAGGCTGACCTGGAGGACAGGAGCGTACTGACCACTGCCGAGTTCCCCACAGGCCCGGCCAGCAAGCCTGCAGGTCGAACCAGAAAGCTCCCAGTGAGCAGGCACGGCCTACATGGCCACACGGGCCTCGCCACCGCCCGCGGCAGGGATGAGCGAGGACTGGAGGTTCTGAGCGGGTGGCTCGTCCAGGGTGATGTCCAGTCAACCAGAGCTGGGCTCTGAACCTGTCTGAGGGCTCTCACGCGGTCGAGTCCCCGCTGACCCACAGCCCAACCCTGGGCTGGCTACTGCTGGTCAGGAAGGTCACCCCTACACTCGACAGGGACCATACGGCACAACCGGGTCCCCTTTGTGAATCCTCCCCGTCGTGTGGCTAGAGCACAAGTCTCAGGACCCAGACGGCCTGGCAGACCAGGGCCAGGCCCATGTGCCCGTCGGGCTCAGGGACCACCATCCTGCCAGGACCGGGCGGGGTAAGACAGATCTCATGCTCTGGAGCCACCAGTGCCCAGTGGCGGCCACGCTGCCCGTTAACTCTGGGGTGAGGACATGGAAACATGAGATGGACAGTGGCCCGCAGCCCGCCGTGTCCACTCGAAGCTGGGGAGGCGAGTACCCCGTGACCCACCAGCCTGCCCTGACCCCAAGGCTCCGTCCTCCCATGCCAACAGTACCTGGGGGCCCGGGGGCCTGTGCGGCAGCTTGCAGGACGcaggccaggggctggaggaggacaTCGGAGGCCTGCGTCCTCAGCTCCTGTGGGCTGAGAACAGAGGACATGGTGCGTGCTGCCTGACCTGAGGAGGGCTGGCTACTCCCCTGACAGCCCCTGCAGGTCTGGGGCCAGGGGGCAGCACCCGGCAGCTGGACGCTTCTGGAGAAGCAGCTTCCCTGCAGGCCCTGCGACAGGTGCCCAAGCTGGCGGCGTGGCACTGTGGGGGCTGCTAGGAGATGCCCAAGGCAGTCTGGACACACCTGCCCTGGTGGACAGTGCCTGCTCAGGGCCATGGGGACagggccccacccccaggagcGTCCCCGGAGGCTTCGCCTCCCACTCAGCCCAGATATGACCTCCCACGTCCTGGAACGCAGTCTGCCCGTGCGGTCAGCCCAGGCCAGGGTGTGAGGCCAGGCTGGCCACCCAATCCTCCACCCCTTGGACACCTCCCTCTCTGAACATCCAGAGCCCTGAGCTGGCAGgctcctctgcccctctggggagtgggCCTGAGGCCACCTTCACCCAGCCTGGACCAATGCAACCGCCCGGAACTCCAGAATGATGTCCTCGTCCTTCCCGCCTCTCTGGGCCCCAGGCACACTTTCAGGAGGGACAGATTCCCTCTCCTGCCAGGAGCTGTCCAGCTGCTCCTGCTCACCGGGTCCCTGCACCGCCCCACAGCCCCTACTGCCCACCCTGGGGTATACACGTGATGGTGGTCCAGAGCCCACACCTAAGGCCactgggagggggcagagggtagCAGAGGGGTGAGTCCTGGGCACAAACCCGACCGATTCTGGGTGGAGGCTCCAGGAACCTCTTATCCCTGCAGAGCCCGTAAAGCTCTTGGTGGAAAGAGTCACCGTCTCAGAAGAAAGCACGGAAGCCACAGCCCACACCACGGCCTCGGCGACAACCACACGCTCCTGGCGACACTCTGCCCGGCAGGCCCCAGACGGCAGCCTCCTGGCGACACTCTGCCCGGCAGGCCCCAGACGGCAGCCTCCTGGCGACACTCTGCCCGGCAGGCCCCAGACGGCAGCCTCCTGGCGACACTCTGCCCGGCAGGCCCCAGACGGCAGCCTCCTGGCGACACTCTGCCCGGCAGGCCCCAGACGGCAGCCTCCTGCCGACACACTGCCCGGCAGGCCCCAGACGGCAGCCTCCTGGCGACACTCTGCCTGGCAGGCCCCAGACGGCAGCCTCGGACTGTCCTCTGGCCCCTGGAGCTCCCTGGAGTTCCCAGACCACAGGGTCACACTCGAGACCCTCTGCCTGTCCCACACCATGAACCCTGTGCTCACCAGTCCTGCAGTTTCAGGATCCCCAGAGCCAGCGGCCCTGCTTGTGTGGGGCTCAGACAGCCCAGCGTCTGTGCCAGCATCACCCACAGGCCACTGTCAGAACTCAGTGCGGGAGAACTGCAGAGAAAGATCCAGAAAGAGAACGTTATTCCTGTCCCGCTACCAAAGTCCACGCAATTCCCAGggggactgcccccccccccccccggcggcTGCGCATTCCCAGTGGAGACCAAAGGGCCTTCCGAGTGCACAGTCCCTCGGGCGTTCCCACCACTGGGGCAGCACTCCCGGGGAGCAGGTGAGACACAGCCCCGGGGGAGACAGCGCCCCAGTCCCCCCACCAGCACCCCAAGGCGTCCCAAGGAAGACGAGCACCCCAGTCCCCCCACCAGCGCCCCAGGGCGTCCCGAGGAAGACAAGTGCCCCAGTCCCCCCCACCAGCGCCCTAGGGCGTCCCGAGGAAGACGAGCGCCCCAGTTCCCCCACCAGCGCCCCAGGGCGTCCCGAGGAAGACAAGCGCCCCAGTCCCCCCATCAGCGCCCCAGGGCGTCCCGAGGAAGACAAGCGCCCCAGTCCCCCCATCAGCACCCCAGGGCGTCCCAAGGAAGACAAGCaccccagctccccccccccccccccgccaaggcGGTGCCCTTGGGGACCTGACCGGGCCACGCTGAGGAGGAGATCCACCAGCGAGTGTGCGGCGGGGACGGGGTCTCTCTCGAGCAGACAGGCCACGAGGGGGCTCAGCTGCACCCAAAGGCCTTGCGTCCAGGGGCTGTGGCAGTGCGCAAACGTGGTGGTCAGGACATTCAGGGCCTGCATGACCCGTGGGGTGGCGCTGGAGCCCAGGGACTCTTCGATGTGACCCACGATTTTCTGGGCACATGCCGGCCAGTCACAAGCCTGGGGGCTGGGCTGTGCCCCAGGATGGCCTTGCATAGACAGACCCAGGATGTGCACCAGCAGCTGCCCAGCTGCCGAGGCCACAAACAGGCTGGAATCTCCCTGCAGGGAGAAGACGGTGTCCAGGGCccctggggagggagagaaacagggtTCGGCTGGGACGGGGTGTGCAGGAGACCGCCACTGCGGCCCGGCCGGTGCCGAGCGAGCCGAGTCCAGAGCCTCAGGGGAGGAGCCGGAACGCCACCAGCTGCCGAGGGGCCCGCAGGGGCCCAGCGCCCTCCGCCCAGGGGCCAGAGCACCAGCGCTGGAGCTTCGCAGGGTGATCAGCACCATGTCCTTACTGTGGCTTTAAACCCACAGAAACCTCGTTCTTCCTACTTAGTCCCAAAGCAACTGCTGTTGCTGGATGTAACCTATAAGCCTCTACCCCTGGGCACCCTTGTGCTCCTCACAACAGCCCCCTGCTATCATGGCCACTTTCCAAGAGGACAGGGCCCGGCAAGGTGCAGGGGCCTCCCAGGGGCCACACGGCAGGAGGCAAGGCGAGGCCACAGTGGGAAGGCTGACAGGCGGGCAGGGCACTCACCGAAGTCGGCCAGGAACTGCAGGGCGCTGGGGTGCTGTGCCAGGGAGCGCAGGCCCTGGATCCAGCCGCTGCGCACCGTGGGCGCGGTCCAGGCCGCTCCCCCGAGGGGGCCCGCCTCCCCAAAGAGCCCAGGCAGCAACTCCCCCTGCTGGAAGTGGAGAAGGAAGTGGGGACCGGGTCCCTCGCCCAGGGACAGGCAGGTTAGAGATGGCCCTCCTACTGGGCGAGACCTCGAGGGAGCCTGCTCACGTGCCGCAGGCAGAGGCCAGGCCGCCGTGCTCCCACGGGGCAGCAGGCAGCCCCCAGCGCCGGCTTCTCCATGAAGGCCCATCAGTCCTGCCGCAGTTTACTTCAGAAACCCCCCACCACAAGCAGCACCGCCAGCTTCACCCACAAAGGCCTACCTCTGGCCAGGACGTTCTGGGCTCAAGGACCCCAGTGGTCTCCACAGCCTCCTGGACTGCTGACCCTGGCCTGTGGGGTCTGCCAGGGCACCACCCACCTCCAGGCATCCATCACCCACCCGATGGCCCTGCTCAAACCCTTTACCAGACATGGGGGCGAAGGGAAGCCCCATTCTGGAGGCTCAGTGGTGGTTAACAGCTGCTCCCGCTTTACGTGCCTGCAGGAGAAGAAGCCACGCACCTGTGGGCAGGCCGCTCGGGAGGGAGGACCCGGCTCACCTGAAGGTACTGGAAGCAGTCCTCCTGGGCTGCAAGGATGCCCGCGAGGCGGAGGCCGAAGGAGAGGACTCCGGAACCCAGGTCCTGGGGCTTCAGCACCTGGAACAGCAGCTCGACCAGGCAGGGACTGTCCTGTAGCAGCAGCAGGCTGGACCCTGGACACGGGCCCCGCCAGGAGGCGCATCACCAGGGGCACAGCACCACACAGACCCCCCAAAACTGCTCCTCCGGCAACTCCCAGACCCCACTCTCTGAAGCCTTGGGGTTTAGCAGTCTAAGTGGAGAACCTGTTTGCAACAAGTGCAATGAAGGATTCACGACTTAATTTGACGTGGGGAACAGACCAGAAAGCCAACACCTCAGCAGGTTGGGGGCGCAGACGGGAAGGACGAATGGCCAACAAACCTTGAAAAGATGTTCTGTCTTGCTGATCATGCAGAAGAGATCCAGGTTTAAGCAAGAAACCATTTTTCCTTCTCAAATAAGACACTCTTTTCTTTAAACTGAGAGCACTCAAAGCAAGGAAGTCCAGTGTACCAGCCCGGCACCTGAAATTCTACACTCATCTACGCTGCCATTCAcagacctggggtggggggaggcggaGGAGAGGCCCCCATGAGGGGCCCCGGCTGCCAGAGCTTCCGTAAGGAGGAAatagacagagggagggagaggggaggagcaagaagcagagACCAGCAGACATGTGGGCAAATCTAAAAAGTGTCAACAACTTGAAAAGTTAGGAATGACTTCTGAAGGGTTTTAAAACAAGACAGGCTCAAAAAAACATCAGACTACGATCATCTGGGAGATGGTGCTGGGCTGGAGTAACTGTGCTCAGATCCCCAGACCCCTCGAACAGAAGACAGAGGTTCTCCGCCACCTGCGACTCTTCTATTGAGTTCACCTACAGGGAAGTCACTAAAGAACAcccatggagcctgaccaggcggtggcgcagtggatagagcgtcggactgggatgtggaagacccaggttcgagaccccga from Saccopteryx leptura isolate mSacLep1 chromosome 6, mSacLep1_pri_phased_curated, whole genome shotgun sequence harbors:
- the BRAT1 gene encoding BRCA1-associated ATM activator 1 isoform X3 — protein: MDPECSRLLPALCAVLADPRQPVADDTCLEKLLDWFKTITEAGSSLLLLQDSPCLVELLFQVLKPQDLGSGVLSFGLRLAGILAAQEDCFQYLQQGELLPGLFGEAGPLGGAAWTAPTVRSGWIQGLRSLAQHPSALQFLADFGALDTVFSLQGDSSLFVASAAGQLLVHILGLSMQGHPGAQPSPQACDWPACAQKIVGHIEESLGSSATPRVMQALNVLTTTFAHCHSPWTQGLWVQLSPLVACLLERDPVPAAHSLVDLLLSVARSPALSSDSGLWVMLAQTLGCLSPTQAGPLALGILKLQDCPQELRTQASDVLLQPLACVLQAAAQAPGPPGLLAGPVGNSAVVSTLLSSRSACVGLLCQTLAHLELLQPMAPSPWPQAPMLGAAVTVLQFCNGSAVPASDVGSRLCVVLAGCVRVQRAALDFLGTLSQGTGPRESVTQVFAVLLDYLRSPDSSPTVLKKAFQATLRWLLSSPKSPGCCDLDPHTRLFLGELLPVLQKRLCSPCWEVRDSGLEFLTQLTRRWAGQAGFRQALLASEVPGLAKQLLQDPESYVRASAVTAVGQLSSQGLHATPASPGHPEGPQKSLLLDLLHILSADPEGFPRRAVMQVFTEWLRDGHAEVAEDTERFVARMLQVASQDLDWEVRVQALELALVFLAQTLGQPGPHCPYTVTAPEAAPPGRLARALQALCRVQLFEFAFRALFDCDRPVAQKSCDLLLFLRDKAAPYDGPQEAGGGPDVASLEATLQRWRAGEQGPPLGPLEPEAVLAVLRSMDLEGLRGALAESSDHVEKSPQSLLQDMLATVGILGDNQADCY
- the BRAT1 gene encoding BRCA1-associated ATM activator 1 isoform X1, which gives rise to MDPECSRLLPALCAVLADPRQPVADDTCLEKLLDWFKTITEAGSSLLLLQDSPCLVELLFQVLKPQDLGSGVLSFGLRLAGILAAQEDCFQYLQQGELLPGLFGEAGPLGGAAWTAPTVRSGWIQGLRSLAQHPSALQFLADFGALDTVFSLQGDSSLFVASAAGQLLVHILGLSMQGHPGAQPSPQACDWPACAQKIVGHIEESLGSSATPRVMQALNVLTTTFAHCHSPWTQGLWVQLSPLVACLLERDPVPAAHSLVDLLLSVARSPALSSDSGLWVMLAQTLGCLSPTQAGPLALGILKLQDCPQELRTQASDVLLQPLACVLQAAAQAPGPPGLLAGPVGNSAVVSTLLSSRSACVGLLCQTLAHLELLQPMAPSPWPQAPMLGAAVTVLQFCNGSAVPASDVGSRLCVVLAGCVRVQRAALDFLGTLSQGTGPRESVTQVFAVLLDYLRSPDSSPTVLKKAFQATLRWLLSSPKSPGCCDLDPHTRLFLGELLPVLQKRLCSPCWEVRDSGLEFLTQLTRRWAGQAGFRQALLASEVPGLAKQLLQDPESYVRASAVTAVGQLSSQGLHATPASPGHPEGPQSLLLDLLHILSADPEGFPRRAVMQVFTEWLRDGHAEVAEDTERFVARMLQVASQDLDWEVRVQALELALVFLAQTLGQPGPHCPYTVTAPEAAPPGRLARALQALCRVQLFEFAFRALFDCDRPVAQKSCDLLLFLRDKAAPYDGPQEAGGGPDVASLEATLQRWRAGEQGPPLGPLEPEAVLAVLRSMDLEGLRGALAESSDHVEKSPQSLLQDMLATVGILGDNQADCY